The sequence GCATAATTGTGctattgttcatttttttttcttttggatgaaGGACTTTCTTGACAAACATGATAAAGTATTAGATTCACCCCCTTTTTTGAAATTTCACTAATTGCCTGTGATTCCTTATATTAATAAAAGAACAGTTAGTATTACGTAGTTCTTCTGTCATCTGTAGTCCTTGAGAATGCAATGAACACAGATGTAGGAAAATTTCAAAGGTGAGCATCCTCTCCTAGTTGCCTTTGAAGTCCAGTTTAAGAACTTTATACAAGCCCTGTCTGAGCTCCTTGTTCTTGAGTGCATAGACCatgggattgagggcaggaggaataaCATTATGGAGTACATTGAGTAGAACTGGGATGAGGGGAATTGTCATTGCTGCACTGTGGGTGATAGAAATGACAATAATGACTGTGTAGAAGAAAAGAATTAGGATGAGGTGGGAAGTGCAAGTACTTAAGGCCTTGGATGCAGCTTCTGCTGAGTTCAGCTTCAATACAGATTGAAGTATCAAGGCGTATGATAAAATAATCAAACCCAAATCACTTCCCATGAGTGTCCAGGCCAGAAGTAGCTGGTAGATACTCTTGACTGTCTTATCATCATCACAAGATAGGCTAGTGACTCCAAGATTCGAGCAAAGACAGTGCTCAATTTGGTTCTTTGAGCAGTACTGTCTCTGAGCTGCAAACACAGGAATTGGGATAGTAGTCAGGCTATTTCTGAGTGCCATGAACACAGTTGCTTTGACCACAAAGGAGCCAGTAATTATCGATGGATAGCGTAGTGGTCGACAAATGGCTACATATCTGTCTATAGCCATGCAAACAAAGATGCCTGATTCCATGGCCACAAAACAGTGTATAGTATACATCTGTACAAAGCACTGAGGGAAACTGATGGCTTTTGCATTGAACCACAAGATCGCCAAAATCTTGGGCATGATGGTGGTAGCCAGACCCATGTCTACTACAGCCAGGATGCCCAGGAAATAATACATAGGCTGGTGCAGTGTTGCCTCCCTATTGATGACGATCAGGATAAGGATGTTGGCGCTGAGAGCTAAGAGGTAGAGCAGAGCCAGGGGCAGGGAGAGCCAGTGCTGCCAGCTGTGAATGCCTGGGAATCCCAAAAGAATGAACTCAGAGACCTGGAACTTTGAGCTGTTGAAGTTTCTGAGAT comes from Dama dama isolate Ldn47 chromosome 1, ASM3311817v1, whole genome shotgun sequence and encodes:
- the LOC133050320 gene encoding putative olfactory receptor 56B2, whose protein sequence is MNLDNSFSNIVREIIKKSNSLLFHLVKFQDLRNFNSSKFQVSEFILLGFPGIHSWQHWLSLPLALLYLLALSANILILIVINREATLHQPMYYFLGILAVVDMGLATTIMPKILAILWFNAKAISFPQCFVQMYTIHCFVAMESGIFVCMAIDRYVAICRPLRYPSIITGSFVVKATVFMALRNSLTTIPIPVFAAQRQYCSKNQIEHCLCSNLGVTSLSCDDDKTVKSIYQLLLAWTLMGSDLGLIILSYALILQSVLKLNSAEAASKALSTCTSHLILILFFYTVIIVISITHSAAMTIPLIPVLLNVLHNVIPPALNPMVYALKNKELRQGLYKVLKLDFKGN